A region from the uncultured Holophaga sp. genome encodes:
- a CDS encoding uracil-DNA glycosylase family protein, with the protein MTRIRQLPVPALFPEEGPVRLLLYGEAPGPRGADQSGIPFWGDRAGVQVYRALAAAGMAEVPEAAFKDWDGARFRELDLRPVLRGAALSNAYPVCPSSDGQKFRAPTNPELRNPDNLARIHGELHRAAGRSEGWLRVVTLGKRAQWALTQIREVPPFELFCLPHPSAQGLLQAAPDKGKGLRLRDLQAAWERDLALILQA; encoded by the coding sequence ATGACCCGGATCCGGCAGCTCCCCGTTCCCGCCCTCTTCCCCGAGGAGGGCCCCGTGCGGCTGCTCCTCTACGGTGAGGCCCCGGGGCCCAGGGGGGCCGACCAGAGCGGTATCCCCTTCTGGGGGGACCGGGCGGGGGTGCAGGTCTACCGCGCCCTGGCCGCGGCGGGCATGGCGGAAGTGCCCGAGGCCGCCTTCAAGGACTGGGACGGAGCCCGCTTCCGGGAGCTGGACCTGAGGCCTGTCCTCAGGGGGGCCGCCCTCAGCAATGCCTACCCCGTCTGCCCCAGCTCGGACGGCCAGAAGTTCCGGGCCCCCACCAACCCCGAGCTCCGGAACCCGGACAATCTCGCCCGCATCCATGGAGAGCTCCACCGGGCCGCCGGCCGGAGCGAGGGCTGGCTCCGGGTCGTCACCCTGGGCAAGCGGGCCCAGTGGGCCCTCACCCAGATCCGCGAAGTCCCGCCCTTCGAACTCTTCTGCCTTCCCCATCCCAGCGCCCAGGGTCTCCTGCAGGCCGCCCCCGACAAGGGGAAGGGTCTCCGGCTTCGGGATCTGCAAGCCGCCTGGGAGCGGGACCTCGCCCTGATCCTCCAAGCCTAA